The following proteins are co-located in the Phocoena phocoena chromosome 1, mPhoPho1.1, whole genome shotgun sequence genome:
- the TMEM275 gene encoding transmembrane protein 275, which translates to MPPPEKSQGPPARTPAGRAQGRLPGPPSPALFCACGLCVLLAGVNVTLVGAFASFVPGHNAPLILGPALLVLALGFFAACCVCSRRRGPAPRSRSKAAAGPCQGGGGGRVALEMESSERTAQDTTAVQISPAPSAASSGRSSPSPGPFALDAPAPAALYAPRADGVRLDLPREGVAP; encoded by the coding sequence ATGCCGCCGCCGGAGAAGAGCCAGGGCCCCCCGGCCCGGACGCCCGCGGGCCGTGCTCAAGGCCGGCTGCCCGGCCCGCCGTCCCCGGCGCTGTTCTGCGCCTGCGGCCTGTGCGTGCTGCTGGCTGGCGTGAACGTGACGCTGGTGGGCGCCTTCGCTTCCTTCGTCCCGGGGCACAACGCGCCGCTCATCTTGGGGCCGGCGCTGCTCGTGCTGGCGCTCGGCTTCTTCGCGGCCTGCTGCGTGTGTAGCCGCCGCCGCGGGCCCGCGCCCCGTTCGCGCTCGAAGGCGGCCGCGGGTCCCTGccagggcgggggcggcgggcgggTGGCGCTGGAGATGGAGAGCAGCGAGCGCACGGCGCAGGACACCACGGCCGTGCAGATCAGCCCCGCCCCCTCGGCCGCGTCGTCCGGCCGCTCaagccccagccccggccccttCGCCCTGGATGCCCCCGCGCCCGCAGCCCTCTACGCGCCGCGCGCCGATGGGGTCCGGCTCGACCTGCCCCGGGAGGGCGTCGCCCCCTAG